The DNA window GGCTTTTCGGTTTCACGGGCAGGCAGCGGAATGTAGGTGTCGCATGCTTCCATGAGTTCCATGATCTTGTCCTGGTATTCTGCGTCGCCTTCGAGAGCCTTGAGTGCAGAACCGCGGATGATCGGGGTGTTGTCGCCGTCAAATTCGTACTTGGAGAGGAGGTCGCGAACTTCCATTTCGACGAGGTCGAGGAGTTCAACGTCATCAACCATGTCAACCTTGTTCATGAAAACAACGATCTTGGGCACGCCAACCTGGTGAGCAAGAAGGATGTGTTCGCGAGTCTGAGGCATGGGACCGTCAGTAGCAGCAACGACGAGGATTGCGCCGTCCATCTGAGCAGCACCAGTAACCATGTTCTTAACGTAGTCAGCATGGCCCGGGCAGTCAACGTGTGCGTAGTGACGTGCGGCAGAAGTGTATTCCACGTGAGAGGTGTTAATCGTGATACCACGAGCCTTTTCTT is part of the Fibrobacter sp. UWEL genome and encodes:
- a CDS encoding GTP-binding protein: MAKEHFDRSKPHCNIGTIGHVDHGKTTLTAAICTTLAAKGLAAAKRFDEIDNAPEEKARGITINTSHVEYTSAARHYAHVDCPGHADYVKNMVTGAAQMDGAILVVAATDGPMPQTREHILLAHQVGVPKIVVFMNKVDMVDDVELLDLVEMEVRDLLSKYEFDGDNTPIIRGSALKALEGDAEYQDKIMELMEACDTYIPLPARETEKP